A single Clavibacter nebraskensis NCPPB 2581 DNA region contains:
- a CDS encoding type II secretion system F family protein, protein MIGRSRAVPLRRRLRGGSDEAVVEEAEEIAAFVRRLAVLLGAGLHLERAWSQLAPPDARVRRGERAVAALARRVAAGDGSAPLAERIVATATAVEGAGGSTARSWCALAAGLEVADRTGAPLARSLHRLADSLVDVARVRRDAGTALAGPVATSRTVLLMPGAGLLLAAGLGFDPLRVLVTTVPGLACLVAGSSLVAIGWRWNRGLVRRAVSREPAPGLVLDLVAMAMSGGASVPRAVAVVRRACERAGLRTGDDLDAVGSVVDAAARTGAPVAVLLGSEAERIRRDAATRAERAAARLAAQLMLPLGVCILPAFLAVGVVPMLLAVVSSTLGRG, encoded by the coding sequence ATGATCGGGCGCTCCCGCGCCGTTCCGCTGCGGCGGCGTCTGCGCGGCGGGAGCGACGAGGCGGTCGTCGAGGAGGCGGAGGAGATCGCCGCGTTCGTCCGACGCCTCGCGGTGCTGCTCGGTGCGGGCTTGCACCTCGAGCGCGCGTGGTCGCAGCTGGCGCCGCCGGACGCGCGGGTCCGCCGGGGGGAGCGCGCGGTGGCCGCCCTGGCCCGACGCGTGGCCGCGGGCGACGGATCGGCTCCCCTCGCCGAACGCATCGTGGCAACGGCCACCGCGGTCGAGGGGGCGGGCGGCTCGACCGCGCGATCGTGGTGCGCGCTCGCCGCCGGGCTCGAGGTCGCGGACCGCACGGGAGCGCCGCTCGCGCGGTCCCTCCACCGGCTCGCCGACTCCCTCGTCGACGTCGCCCGGGTGCGCCGCGATGCCGGGACGGCGCTCGCGGGGCCGGTGGCGACCAGCCGCACGGTGCTCCTCATGCCCGGTGCCGGCCTGCTCCTGGCCGCCGGGCTCGGGTTCGATCCGCTGCGCGTCCTCGTCACCACCGTGCCGGGGCTGGCGTGCCTCGTCGCCGGTTCCTCGCTCGTGGCGATCGGGTGGCGATGGAACCGCGGCCTGGTGCGACGGGCCGTCTCGCGCGAGCCGGCGCCGGGGCTCGTGCTCGACCTGGTGGCGATGGCCATGTCCGGCGGCGCGTCCGTGCCCCGCGCGGTGGCGGTCGTCCGCCGCGCGTGCGAGCGCGCCGGGCTGCGCACCGGCGACGACCTCGATGCCGTCGGGTCGGTGGTGGACGCGGCCGCTCGCACGGGTGCACCCGTCGCCGTGCTCCTCGGGAGCGAGGCGGAGCGGATCCGCAGGGACGCCGCCACCCGGGCCGAGCGGGCGGCGGCGCGTCTGGCGGCGCAGCTCATGCTGCCGCTGGGCGTGTGCATCCTCCCGGCGTTCCTGGCGGTGGGCGTCGTGCCGATGCTCCTGGCTGTCGTGTCCTCAACACTCGGCCGCGGGTGA
- a CDS encoding Rv3654c family TadE-like protein: protein MRVPRDGDGGSGTVVAVGVLGAVTALALATVAVSSVLVERAAAAGAADSGALAAADVAAGFATGSPCSAAEEVVVAAGASLMGCEVTGTTAVVQVERHGGPMGIPVTARARAGQPPSGASG from the coding sequence ATGCGGGTGCCCCGTGACGGCGACGGCGGCTCGGGCACCGTGGTCGCGGTCGGCGTGCTCGGAGCGGTCACCGCTCTCGCGCTGGCCACGGTCGCCGTCTCCTCGGTGCTCGTGGAGAGGGCGGCCGCCGCGGGGGCCGCGGACTCCGGAGCGCTCGCCGCGGCGGATGTCGCAGCGGGGTTCGCGACCGGCTCCCCCTGCTCGGCGGCCGAGGAGGTCGTGGTCGCCGCCGGGGCGTCGCTCATGGGATGCGAGGTCACGGGCACGACGGCGGTCGTGCAGGTGGAGCGCCACGGCGGTCCGATGGGCATCCCGGTGACGGCGCGTGCACGAGCCGGTCAGCCTCCGTCCGGGGCGTCGGGGTGA
- the acs gene encoding acetate--CoA ligase, which produces MTMSTNPRSTQTGAARPADHDPDEAGTTIPSPSAATPEPSAVHPPSDAFRAMRVADESLAAAAAADRLGFWADQARELVTWETPFETVLDWSDAPVARWFPDGRLNVAYNCLDRHVLAGHGDRVALHWEGEPGDTRDLTYAELTAEVKRAANALRDLGVVAGDRVAIYLPMIPEAVIAMLAVARIGAVHSVVFGGFSAESLRARIDDAAARVVITADGGWRKGKVFPLKPAVDAALVGSAGSVEHVLVVRRGENEVDWDDSRDLWWHERVAAADPEHEAEAFEAEHPLFILYTSGTTGKPKGILHTSGGYLTQAAYTHRNVFDLHPETDVYWCTADVGWITGHSYVVYGPLANGATQVIYEGTPDTPEPGRWWDIVEKHGVTILYAAPTAIRSFMKTGREIPDARDLSSIRLLGSVGEPINPEAWRWYRDVIGGGDVPVVDTWWQTETGGIMISALPGVTATKPGSAQSPIPGISVAVVDDAGEPVARGESGLLVVTEPWPGMLRGIWGDPERYRETYWDRFGDRYFAGDGARLDEDGDIWLLGRVDDVMNVSGHRLSTAEIESSLVAHPYVAEAAVVGASDEATGQAVVAFVILRTAEASALGDADPNEVLRKHVSDQIGAIAKPRRVFVVQELPKTRSGKIMRRLLRDVAEGRAIGDTTTLADTQVMQVISDRMTAG; this is translated from the coding sequence ATGACGATGTCCACGAACCCCCGATCGACCCAGACCGGAGCCGCGAGGCCCGCCGACCACGACCCGGACGAGGCGGGGACGACCATCCCCTCCCCGTCCGCCGCGACGCCCGAGCCGAGCGCCGTCCACCCGCCGTCGGACGCGTTCCGCGCGATGCGCGTGGCCGACGAGTCGCTCGCCGCGGCCGCCGCCGCCGACCGCCTCGGCTTCTGGGCCGACCAGGCCCGCGAGCTCGTGACCTGGGAGACCCCGTTCGAGACGGTCCTCGACTGGTCGGACGCGCCCGTCGCCCGCTGGTTTCCCGACGGCCGGCTCAACGTGGCCTACAACTGCCTCGACCGGCACGTGCTCGCGGGCCACGGCGACCGCGTCGCGCTGCACTGGGAGGGCGAGCCGGGTGACACCCGCGACCTCACCTACGCCGAGCTCACCGCGGAGGTCAAGCGCGCTGCGAACGCCCTGCGGGACCTGGGCGTCGTCGCGGGCGACCGGGTCGCGATCTACCTCCCGATGATCCCGGAGGCCGTCATCGCGATGCTCGCCGTCGCGCGCATCGGCGCCGTGCACTCCGTCGTGTTCGGCGGCTTCAGCGCCGAGAGCCTGCGCGCGCGCATCGACGACGCGGCGGCCCGCGTGGTGATCACCGCCGACGGCGGCTGGCGCAAGGGCAAGGTGTTCCCGCTGAAGCCCGCCGTGGACGCGGCGCTCGTCGGATCGGCCGGATCCGTCGAGCACGTCCTCGTCGTCAGGCGCGGCGAGAACGAGGTCGACTGGGACGACAGCCGCGACCTGTGGTGGCACGAGCGCGTGGCCGCCGCGGATCCGGAGCACGAGGCGGAGGCGTTCGAGGCCGAGCACCCCCTCTTCATCCTCTACACGAGCGGCACGACCGGGAAGCCGAAGGGCATCCTGCACACGTCGGGCGGCTACCTCACGCAGGCCGCGTACACGCACCGGAACGTCTTCGACCTGCACCCCGAGACCGACGTCTACTGGTGCACCGCGGACGTCGGCTGGATCACCGGCCACAGCTACGTCGTCTACGGCCCGCTCGCCAACGGCGCCACGCAGGTGATCTACGAGGGCACGCCCGACACCCCGGAGCCCGGCCGCTGGTGGGACATCGTGGAGAAGCACGGCGTGACGATCCTGTACGCGGCTCCCACGGCCATCCGCTCCTTCATGAAGACCGGCCGGGAGATCCCGGACGCGCGCGACCTCTCCTCCATCCGGCTGCTCGGCTCGGTCGGCGAGCCCATCAACCCGGAGGCGTGGCGCTGGTACCGCGACGTCATCGGCGGCGGTGACGTGCCCGTGGTCGACACGTGGTGGCAGACGGAGACCGGCGGCATCATGATCTCCGCGCTCCCCGGCGTCACCGCGACGAAGCCGGGATCCGCCCAGTCACCCATCCCCGGCATCTCCGTCGCGGTCGTCGACGACGCCGGCGAGCCCGTCGCCCGCGGCGAGAGCGGCCTCCTCGTGGTCACCGAGCCGTGGCCCGGCATGCTCCGCGGCATCTGGGGCGATCCGGAGCGCTACCGCGAGACCTACTGGGACCGCTTCGGCGACCGCTACTTCGCCGGCGACGGCGCGCGGCTCGACGAGGACGGCGACATCTGGCTGCTCGGCCGGGTCGACGATGTGATGAACGTCTCCGGCCACCGCCTCTCGACCGCGGAGATCGAGTCCTCGCTCGTCGCGCACCCGTACGTGGCCGAGGCGGCGGTCGTGGGCGCGTCCGACGAGGCGACGGGCCAGGCCGTCGTGGCCTTCGTGATCCTCCGGACGGCCGAGGCGAGCGCGCTCGGCGACGCGGACCCGAACGAGGTCTTGCGGAAGCACGTCTCCGACCAGATCGGCGCCATCGCCAAGCCGCGCCGCGTGTTCGTGGTGCAGGAGCTGCCGAAGACGCGCTCGGGGAAGATCATGCGGCGGCTGCTGCGCGACGTGGCGGAGGGCCGGGCGATCGGCGACACCACCACGCTGGCCGACACCCAGGTGATGCAGGTCATCAGCGACCGGATGACCGCGGGCTGA
- a CDS encoding TadA family conjugal transfer-associated ATPase, whose amino-acid sequence MIEWQASVVGRGVLPKEASRHRSAGGAGPGADARPPVVALAAFVPRARAPVGARRAAESADDGGSDTGVALHLPAGGPAAVPAPLPSPRRVPRALGPLAHLAQDPRATDVFVNGDGEVWVDRGSGPERRPDVDLGGEPSVRALAVRLAAEGGRHLDEAAPCVDVRLGDGMRIHAVLPPVSTRGTLLSIRLPSRVRPTLDALDAAGAFPPGCRALLEEAVRRRTNLLITGAGGSGKTTLLGALLARADPRERIVLVEDVAELRVRHAHVVSLEARQANIEAAGELSLPRLVREALRMRPDRLVVGECRGSEIRELLGALNTGHDGGAGTLHANGVADVPARLEALGALAGMDAVTTARQAVSAIGLVIHLARTPQGRRVTAAGRLATGDGGRLRVMPVRWDPGAGPMAQPAVAASASDARRTGS is encoded by the coding sequence ATGATCGAGTGGCAGGCATCCGTCGTCGGTCGGGGCGTCCTCCCGAAGGAGGCGTCACGGCATCGGTCCGCGGGAGGTGCGGGCCCGGGCGCGGACGCGCGTCCACCCGTCGTCGCCCTCGCGGCGTTCGTCCCTCGGGCGCGGGCGCCCGTCGGGGCGCGTCGGGCTGCCGAGTCAGCCGACGACGGGGGATCGGACACCGGCGTCGCCCTGCACCTGCCGGCGGGCGGCCCCGCCGCCGTTCCCGCTCCGCTCCCGTCCCCGCGCCGGGTGCCGCGGGCGCTCGGTCCCCTCGCCCACCTGGCGCAGGATCCCCGGGCGACCGACGTGTTCGTCAACGGCGACGGCGAGGTGTGGGTGGACCGCGGATCCGGTCCCGAGCGCCGACCCGACGTCGACCTCGGTGGTGAGCCGTCCGTGCGGGCGCTCGCCGTGCGGCTGGCCGCGGAGGGCGGGCGGCACCTGGACGAGGCGGCGCCGTGCGTGGACGTGCGGCTGGGCGACGGAATGCGCATCCACGCGGTGCTGCCGCCCGTGTCGACGCGCGGCACGCTGCTCTCCATCCGGCTCCCCTCGCGGGTGCGGCCGACTCTCGACGCGCTCGACGCGGCGGGAGCGTTCCCGCCCGGCTGTCGCGCGCTGCTCGAGGAGGCGGTGCGCCGACGCACGAACCTCCTGATCACGGGGGCCGGCGGCAGCGGCAAGACGACCCTGCTCGGCGCGCTGCTCGCAAGGGCGGATCCGCGGGAGCGCATCGTGCTCGTCGAGGACGTCGCCGAGCTGCGGGTGCGGCACGCGCACGTCGTGTCCCTGGAGGCCAGGCAGGCGAACATAGAGGCGGCCGGGGAGCTGTCCCTGCCCCGCCTGGTGCGGGAGGCGCTGAGGATGCGGCCGGACCGGCTGGTCGTGGGGGAGTGCCGCGGCAGCGAGATCCGGGAGCTGCTCGGCGCGCTCAACACCGGGCACGACGGAGGCGCGGGCACCCTGCACGCCAACGGCGTGGCGGACGTGCCGGCCCGGCTCGAGGCCCTCGGCGCGCTCGCCGGCATGGACGCGGTCACGACGGCACGCCAGGCGGTGAGCGCGATCGGACTCGTCATCCACCTGGCGAGGACGCCGCAGGGCCGCCGGGTGACGGCGGCAGGGCGCCTCGCGACCGGCGACGGCGGACGCCTGCGTGTCATGCCCGTGCGCTGGGATCCCGGCGCGGGTCCGATGGCGCAGCCCGCGGTGGCAGCGTCGGCGTCGGACGCACGCAGGACCGGCTCATGA
- a CDS encoding TadE family type IV pilus minor pilin yields the protein MIPLAGAAGSPHHDPRAVPVADRGAAAAELAVVLPAVVLVLGLCLGAVQTVGQQVVLTSAAEEAARSIGRGEDAGTASARIEGAAAGASMAVDRSGHAVCVRLTAPSRFGPAGAAGLRVSARGCAWQEDAGAP from the coding sequence GTGATCCCGCTCGCCGGGGCGGCCGGGAGCCCGCACCACGATCCGCGGGCCGTCCCCGTCGCGGACCGCGGGGCGGCGGCCGCGGAGCTCGCGGTCGTGCTGCCCGCGGTCGTGCTGGTCCTCGGGTTGTGCCTGGGCGCGGTGCAGACGGTCGGCCAGCAGGTCGTGCTGACCTCCGCAGCGGAGGAGGCGGCACGGAGCATCGGACGCGGGGAGGACGCGGGCACGGCATCGGCGCGCATCGAGGGCGCGGCCGCGGGAGCGTCCATGGCGGTCGATCGGTCGGGTCACGCCGTCTGCGTCCGGCTCACGGCGCCCAGCCGATTCGGGCCCGCGGGCGCTGCCGGGCTCCGCGTCTCGGCGCGGGGGTGTGCATGGCAGGAGGATGCGGGTGCCCCGTGA
- a CDS encoding DUF4244 domain-containing protein, whose amino-acid sequence MSRSARVARAARRALLCRAADDGGAATAEYAIATMAAVAFAGLLVVILQSDEVRGMLLDLVRRALTYDR is encoded by the coding sequence CTGTCGCGGTCCGCGCGTGTCGCCAGGGCCGCGCGTCGTGCGCTCCTCTGCCGCGCAGCGGACGACGGGGGCGCGGCAACCGCCGAGTACGCCATCGCGACCATGGCGGCGGTGGCGTTCGCCGGACTGCTCGTGGTCATCCTGCAGAGCGACGAGGTCCGCGGCATGCTCCTCGACCTCGTGCGGCGTGCCCTGACCTACGACCGGTGA
- the topA gene encoding type I DNA topoisomerase, with protein sequence MPGTKKLVIVESPAKAKTIAQYLGSGYEVQASVGHIRDLIEPKNLPPELKKGTLGKFSVDVENGFEPYYVVSDQKKKTVADLKRALKDADELFLATDEDREGEAIAWHLLQVLKPKVPVRRMVFHEITKEAIERARDSTRDIDTALVDAQETRRILDRLYGYEVSPVLWRKVGPGLSAGRVQSAATRLVVDRERERLAFVTAAYWDLTASLSPLEQELPFDARLVRIDGARIATGRDFDDKGALKNDSRPLDASSAEGLAVALRDPSVPLKVQSVESKPYTRRPAAPFTTSTLQQEAARKLRFSARQTMSVAQSLYENGYITYMRTDSPSLSQQAINAARKQAAELYGPETVPDKPRLYAGKSKNAQEAHEAVRPAGETFRTPQQLASTLRGNDHKLYDLIWKRTIASQMADAKGSTASVVIAAGPTSAGEVAEFAASGTVITFRGFLAAYEESRDEERHGAAEPREAKLPDLKKGQDLRLVDVDAKGHETSPPPRYTEASLVKTLEELGIGRPSTYAAIISTIVDRGYVTPRGTALVPNWIAFSVVRLLEEFFTELVQYDFTAGMEDDLDRIAEGSAERVDWLKGFYYGNDAHKGLRPTIDNLGEIDAKEINSLRIADDITLRIGKYGPYLEVHEAGAAADATPRRVNLPEDLAPDELTAAKARELIDAPVVTDRVIGINPANGKQVVAKDGRYGPYVTELDPEPEAAPAAPAGGVDPATGEVLESATTATTAATAKKAPAKKPAAKKAAAVKPRTASIFKSMDLATVDLETALRLLDLPRVVGEDPETATPITAQNGKYGPYLKKGTDSRSLTSEEQIFEIDLPGALEVFAQPKYGARRPSSALKEFDADPVSGKGIKVKDGRFGPYVTDGETNATIPKSESVEDIDFDRAVELLADKRAKGPAKPKAKAKAPAKAKTTTAKTTAAKTTTARTTATKATTAKATTARSAAATKAAATRAANKAAAAAATAADAT encoded by the coding sequence GTGCCCGGCACGAAGAAGTTGGTCATCGTCGAGTCGCCGGCCAAGGCCAAGACGATCGCCCAGTACCTGGGCAGCGGCTACGAGGTGCAGGCGTCCGTGGGCCACATCCGCGACCTCATCGAGCCCAAGAACCTGCCGCCCGAGCTCAAGAAGGGCACGCTCGGCAAGTTCTCCGTGGACGTCGAGAACGGCTTCGAGCCGTACTACGTCGTCAGCGACCAGAAGAAGAAGACGGTCGCCGACCTCAAGAGGGCGCTCAAGGACGCCGACGAGCTCTTCCTCGCGACGGATGAGGACCGCGAGGGTGAGGCCATCGCCTGGCACCTCCTGCAGGTGCTCAAGCCGAAGGTGCCGGTCAGGCGGATGGTCTTCCACGAGATCACCAAGGAGGCCATCGAGCGCGCCCGCGACAGCACGCGCGACATCGACACGGCCCTCGTGGACGCGCAAGAGACACGACGCATCCTCGACCGCCTCTACGGCTACGAGGTGTCGCCCGTGCTGTGGCGCAAGGTCGGACCCGGCCTGTCGGCCGGCCGCGTGCAGTCCGCCGCCACCCGGCTGGTCGTCGACCGCGAGCGCGAGCGCCTGGCGTTCGTCACCGCCGCCTACTGGGACCTCACGGCATCGCTCTCGCCGCTCGAACAGGAGCTGCCGTTCGACGCCCGGCTCGTCCGCATCGACGGCGCCCGCATCGCCACGGGCCGCGACTTCGACGACAAGGGCGCGCTCAAGAACGACTCGCGCCCGCTCGACGCGAGCAGCGCCGAGGGCCTCGCCGTGGCCCTCCGCGACCCGTCCGTCCCGCTGAAGGTGCAGAGCGTCGAGTCGAAGCCGTACACGCGTCGCCCCGCCGCGCCGTTCACCACGTCGACGCTCCAGCAGGAGGCGGCGCGCAAGCTGCGCTTCTCCGCCCGGCAGACCATGAGCGTCGCGCAGTCGCTCTACGAGAACGGGTACATCACCTACATGCGCACCGACTCGCCCTCGCTGTCGCAGCAGGCGATCAACGCGGCGCGCAAGCAGGCCGCGGAGCTCTACGGGCCCGAGACCGTGCCGGACAAGCCGCGCCTCTACGCGGGCAAGAGCAAGAACGCGCAGGAGGCCCACGAGGCCGTCCGCCCCGCCGGCGAGACGTTCCGCACGCCGCAGCAGCTCGCCTCCACGCTGCGCGGCAACGACCACAAGCTCTACGACCTCATCTGGAAGCGCACCATCGCGTCGCAGATGGCGGACGCGAAGGGATCCACGGCGTCGGTCGTCATCGCCGCCGGGCCCACGTCCGCGGGCGAGGTGGCCGAGTTCGCCGCATCGGGCACGGTCATCACGTTCCGCGGCTTCCTGGCCGCGTACGAGGAGAGCCGCGACGAGGAGCGCCACGGCGCCGCCGAGCCGCGCGAGGCGAAGCTGCCCGACCTCAAGAAGGGCCAGGACCTGCGCCTCGTCGACGTCGACGCCAAGGGGCACGAGACCAGCCCGCCGCCGCGCTACACGGAGGCGAGCCTCGTCAAGACGCTCGAGGAGCTGGGTATCGGTCGCCCGTCGACCTACGCCGCCATCATCTCGACCATCGTCGACCGCGGCTACGTCACCCCGCGCGGCACGGCTCTCGTCCCGAACTGGATCGCCTTCTCGGTGGTGCGGCTGCTGGAGGAGTTCTTCACGGAGCTGGTGCAGTACGACTTCACGGCCGGGATGGAGGACGACCTCGACCGCATCGCCGAGGGTTCGGCCGAGCGCGTCGACTGGCTGAAGGGCTTCTACTACGGCAACGACGCGCACAAGGGGCTCCGCCCCACGATCGACAACCTCGGCGAGATCGACGCCAAAGAGATCAACTCTCTGCGCATCGCCGACGACATCACGCTCCGCATCGGCAAGTACGGGCCGTACCTCGAGGTGCACGAGGCGGGTGCCGCCGCGGACGCGACGCCCCGCCGCGTCAACCTGCCGGAGGACCTCGCGCCGGACGAGCTGACGGCCGCGAAGGCGCGCGAGCTCATCGACGCCCCCGTCGTCACCGACCGCGTCATCGGCATCAACCCCGCGAACGGCAAGCAGGTCGTGGCGAAGGACGGTCGCTACGGCCCCTACGTCACCGAGCTCGATCCTGAGCCCGAGGCGGCGCCGGCCGCCCCCGCTGGCGGCGTCGACCCGGCCACGGGCGAGGTGCTCGAGAGCGCGACGACGGCGACGACCGCGGCGACCGCGAAGAAGGCGCCCGCCAAGAAGCCCGCCGCGAAGAAGGCGGCGGCCGTCAAGCCGCGCACCGCCTCCATCTTCAAGTCCATGGACCTCGCGACGGTCGACCTCGAGACGGCCCTGCGCCTCCTCGACCTCCCGCGCGTCGTCGGCGAGGACCCGGAGACGGCCACGCCCATCACGGCGCAGAACGGCAAGTACGGCCCGTACCTGAAGAAGGGCACGGACTCGCGGTCGCTCACGAGCGAGGAGCAGATCTTCGAGATCGACCTGCCCGGCGCCCTCGAGGTGTTCGCGCAGCCCAAGTACGGCGCCCGTCGCCCCTCCAGTGCGCTCAAGGAGTTCGACGCGGATCCGGTCAGCGGGAAGGGCATCAAGGTGAAGGACGGCCGCTTCGGTCCGTACGTCACGGACGGCGAGACCAACGCCACGATCCCGAAGAGCGAGTCCGTCGAGGACATCGACTTCGACCGGGCCGTCGAGCTGCTCGCCGACAAGCGCGCCAAGGGGCCGGCGAAGCCGAAGGCCAAGGCGAAGGCCCCGGCGAAGGCGAAGACCACAACGGCGAAGACCACCGCGGCGAAGACGACCACGGCGAGGACGACCGCGACGAAGGCGACCACCGCCAAGGCGACCACCGCGAGGTCGGCAGCCGCCACGAAGGCCGCGGCGACACGGGCCGCCAACAAGGCGGCCGCTGCTGCGG
- a CDS encoding RidA family protein: MGVMSDRLAELGIELPAVAAPVAAYVPAVVHGGLVYTSGQLPFVDGALAATGKVGAEVSAEDAKAHARTCALNGLAAAADAAGGVDRIARVIKVTGFVASAEGFTGQPGVINGASEVLGEILGDAGIHARSAVGVAELPLGSPVEVELVMALVE; this comes from the coding sequence ATGGGCGTGATGTCCGACCGGCTGGCCGAGCTCGGCATCGAGCTGCCCGCGGTCGCGGCGCCCGTCGCCGCATACGTCCCCGCGGTCGTGCACGGCGGCCTCGTCTACACGAGCGGCCAGCTGCCCTTCGTCGACGGCGCGCTCGCCGCGACCGGCAAGGTCGGCGCCGAGGTGTCCGCCGAGGACGCGAAGGCGCACGCCCGCACCTGCGCCCTCAACGGGCTCGCGGCGGCGGCGGACGCGGCCGGCGGCGTCGACCGCATCGCGCGCGTCATCAAGGTCACGGGCTTCGTCGCGTCGGCCGAGGGGTTCACCGGGCAGCCGGGCGTGATCAACGGCGCGAGCGAGGTGCTGGGGGAGATCCTCGGCGACGCCGGGATCCACGCGCGTTCCGCCGTGGGCGTCGCGGAGCTGCCGCTCGGGTCTCCCGTCGAGGTCGAGCTCGTGATGGCGCTCGTCGAGTAG